A single Blastopirellula retiformator DNA region contains:
- a CDS encoding phytoene/squalene synthase family protein, giving the protein MKSALTDSYACCRLAAKRSGSNFVMSFMLLPPDKRMAMYALYAFMRHTDDLGDQPGDLPQKTAALAEWRQALHATLAGETPSDARLLAVADTIQRYEIPVEYMTAVIDGVERDLTPTPFPTFAESQQYCYQVAAAVGLACLHVWGFEGEAAIEPALACGYAFQWTNILRDLHEDAEVGRLYLPQDEMARFGVTVDDFAAGKAVDGFAELMQFQIDRAGEFYAAAEPLHGLLHADGRKIFPAMFSTYRDLLVRIERDPTAVLRKRISVGYWKKMRIVTSLMLAQLFDFTTSTTVARG; this is encoded by the coding sequence ATGAAGAGCGCCCTGACCGACAGCTACGCCTGTTGCCGCTTGGCGGCGAAGCGTTCCGGCTCCAACTTTGTGATGTCGTTCATGCTGCTGCCGCCTGACAAGCGGATGGCGATGTACGCGTTGTATGCGTTCATGCGGCACACCGACGACCTGGGCGATCAGCCGGGCGATCTTCCGCAAAAGACCGCAGCGCTGGCCGAGTGGCGCCAAGCGCTTCACGCCACGCTGGCGGGCGAAACGCCAAGCGACGCCCGATTGCTGGCGGTCGCCGACACGATCCAGCGATACGAGATTCCGGTTGAGTACATGACCGCGGTAATCGATGGCGTCGAGCGCGACCTGACGCCGACGCCGTTTCCGACGTTTGCCGAGTCGCAGCAGTATTGCTATCAAGTGGCCGCGGCAGTTGGCTTGGCCTGTTTGCATGTGTGGGGATTTGAGGGAGAAGCCGCGATCGAGCCGGCGCTGGCGTGCGGGTACGCGTTTCAGTGGACGAACATTTTGCGAGACCTGCACGAAGACGCGGAAGTGGGACGGCTCTACTTGCCGCAAGACGAGATGGCGCGGTTTGGCGTGACGGTTGATGATTTTGCCGCCGGCAAAGCGGTCGACGGCTTCGCCGAGTTGATGCAGTTCCAGATCGACAGGGCAGGGGAGTTCTATGCGGCGGCAGAGCCATTGCATGGCCTGCTGCATGCGGACGGACGAAAGATTTTTCCGGCGATGTTCAGCACCTATCGCGACTTGCTCGTCCGGATCGAGCGCGACCCGACCGCCGTGTTGCGGAAGCGGATCTCGGTCGGCTATTGGAAGAAGATGCGAATCGTCACTTCCTTGATGTTGGCCCAACTGTTTGACTTCACCACTTCGACGACGGTCGCGCGCGGATGA
- the ispH gene encoding 4-hydroxy-3-methylbut-2-enyl diphosphate reductase: MKVILASPRGFCAGVNMAIESLDLALQAFGAPVYVYHEIVHNKYVVTTFKEKGAVFIDDLSEAPEGSTLLFSAHGVSPEIRQVAKDRKLFAIDATCPLVTKVHLEAIRFAKQHYTIFLIGHEGHDEVIGTMGEAPEAIILVESAEDVPNLQVPDDAKLAYLTQTTLSVDDANRIIGALKERFPQIVGPPKEDICYATQNRQEAVRLLAKEADLVLVLGSQNSSNSQRLKELARESGTPGYLLDGAADLQPEWVEGVDTILVTAGASAPEEVVQECLDYLVQHHGATITPHSIREEQVHFQLPRELRAALPKA, translated from the coding sequence ATGAAAGTGATCCTCGCGAGTCCCCGCGGCTTTTGTGCCGGCGTTAACATGGCGATTGAGAGTCTCGACCTTGCTTTGCAAGCGTTTGGGGCGCCCGTCTACGTTTATCATGAAATCGTCCACAACAAGTACGTTGTGACCACCTTCAAGGAGAAGGGAGCGGTTTTCATTGATGACCTAAGCGAAGCGCCGGAAGGCTCGACGTTGCTCTTCAGCGCTCATGGCGTTTCGCCCGAAATCCGCCAAGTGGCGAAAGATCGCAAACTCTTCGCGATCGACGCCACTTGCCCGCTGGTGACCAAGGTTCACTTGGAAGCGATCCGCTTCGCCAAGCAACACTACACGATCTTCTTGATCGGGCACGAAGGGCACGACGAGGTGATCGGCACCATGGGAGAAGCTCCCGAGGCGATCATCCTGGTCGAATCGGCCGAAGATGTCCCCAATCTGCAAGTGCCCGACGACGCCAAGCTGGCCTACCTGACGCAGACGACGCTGTCGGTCGACGACGCCAACCGGATCATCGGGGCGCTCAAAGAACGCTTCCCGCAGATTGTCGGCCCGCCGAAAGAAGACATCTGCTACGCCACGCAAAACCGCCAGGAAGCGGTTCGCCTGCTCGCGAAAGAGGCCGACCTGGTCTTGGTGCTCGGCAGCCAAAACAGCTCGAACAGCCAGCGTCTGAAAGAACTGGCTCGCGAGTCGGGCACCCCCGGTTACTTGCTGGACGGCGCCGCCGACCTGCAGCCGGAATGGGTGGAAGGGGTCGACACGATTCTGGTTACCGCCGGCGCCAGCGCTCCGGAAGAAGTGGTGCAGGAATGTCTCGACTACCTGGTCCAGCATCACGGCGCCACGATCACCCCGCACAGCATCCGCGAAGAACAGGTGCACTTCCAACTCCCCCGCGAACTACGAGCCGCGCTGCCGAAGGCGTAA
- the hpnC gene encoding squalene synthase HpnC, with protein MPDSQFERQLEKFGPDSAHEPYSLAAATDYCQQLTKSHYENFTVASWLLPRELRPHFAHIYAYCRWSDDLADEVGDDQRSLELLAWWRAELAACYAGKARHPVFVALGETIHQFQIPIDPFANLLTAFEQDQRAKRYASHQQLLHYCENSANPVGHLVLYLGRSFRPETRELSDSICTGLQLANFWQDVRRDWEIGRIYLPQEHRQNFGVTEAMIAADRATPEFRQLLEFEVERAESYLKRGRPLIGMIAPALRLDVELFLAGGLAICQAIRRQKFDVLQSRPTVGKWRKLQLLLGCWTRRRFSRSAASSAAAGQEAAV; from the coding sequence GTGCCCGACTCTCAATTCGAGCGCCAGCTGGAAAAATTTGGTCCCGATTCTGCGCACGAGCCTTATTCGCTCGCGGCGGCGACCGATTATTGCCAACAGCTGACCAAGAGTCACTACGAGAACTTTACCGTCGCTAGTTGGCTGTTGCCGCGGGAGTTACGCCCTCATTTTGCCCATATTTACGCCTATTGCCGCTGGTCGGACGATTTGGCCGACGAAGTGGGAGACGACCAGCGGAGCCTGGAGCTGCTAGCCTGGTGGCGAGCCGAACTGGCCGCCTGTTACGCAGGAAAGGCCAGGCACCCCGTTTTTGTCGCTTTGGGCGAGACGATCCACCAGTTTCAGATCCCGATCGATCCTTTCGCCAACCTGCTGACGGCGTTTGAGCAGGATCAGCGGGCCAAACGGTACGCTTCGCACCAGCAACTGCTGCATTACTGCGAAAACTCGGCCAATCCGGTCGGACATCTAGTTCTCTACCTGGGGCGATCGTTTCGCCCCGAGACGCGAGAGCTCTCCGATTCGATTTGCACCGGGCTGCAACTGGCCAACTTCTGGCAAGACGTCCGCCGTGACTGGGAAATCGGACGAATCTACCTGCCGCAGGAACATCGCCAAAATTTTGGCGTCACCGAAGCGATGATCGCCGCCGACCGAGCGACGCCCGAGTTCCGTCAGCTGCTGGAATTTGAAGTGGAGCGAGCCGAAAGCTACCTCAAGCGAGGGCGACCGCTAATCGGCATGATCGCGCCAGCATTACGACTCGATGTCGAACTTTTCCTGGCCGGCGGCCTGGCGATCTGTCAGGCGATCCGCCGTCAGAAGTTCGACGTCCTGCAAAGTCGCCCCACGGTCGGCAAGTGGCGAAAGCTGCAGCTACTGTTGGGTTGCTGGACGCGGCGCAGGTTTTCGCGCAGCGCTGCTTCCTCGGCCGCTGCCGGTCAGGAGGCGGCGGTATGA
- a CDS encoding VWA domain-containing protein, translating to MFSEIRFDSPWYFLLLLLIPIVIHLGRKSLSVMTRSRGAAAILLRAFILLLLIAALAETQTLQRHDRMTVIYLLDQSQSIPSGQRQAMVEYVVREVDEHRREAQGDRVGVIVFGDQPAIEFPPTDAPLPPLKRLSSLATVETDETNLAGALQLAQASLQSDSAGRIVIVSDGNETVGDALPIARSLAANGVGIDVAPIFAPPSSAEVIVEKLTTPETARVGQTFQASVVLTNETPEGGEARTAEGKLSLVRRAGAEEVVLAEQEVTLPPGKKVFSFENELSEANFYTYQVRFTPKNKQDDLLSQNNEATSFVNAHGKGRILLIEDWERTGQFSHLIERLKRQELEVDVQPSNQLFSSMADLQPYDCVILADVPRASGTTGEEITSFSDRQIDLLVRNTQQLGCGLVILGGPSSFGAGGWANTKLEEASPVRFAIRDAKVVPVGALMLVLDKSGSMQGEKMQMTQGAALAAIRAMGGADFAGIVGFDSRAQRVVPIRKVDNPGIFAAQVRKLSASGGTNMTPGVALGFRDLQNVEAGVKHMIVLSDGQTEPGNVTQIASDMRKMGMTVSSVAVGADADQKLMSTVARNGGGKFYAVNNPKAIPRIFMREARRVAQPLVKEVPGMEPALYSSHEILQGIDGMPTFDGFVMTTVKDSPLVEVGLIAPVPKEHPENATLLASWQYGLGRTVVFSSDAGARWTNRWTEWDGYDKFFLQMIRYAMRPAGDQGDFAVATEEADGQVRVIVSALDPAKEGANFLNVVGAAVTPGMDSENFSLTQTSPGRYEGTFPARESGSYFLSIATGPGSPILRTGVNISYSAEYLRRPTNLHLLEQLAGNVPKGGEPGKVIADATTTQDLASQIDTFRRGLPDAISLQQAWPWVLVLAATAFVGDVAFRRITIGWEWLIAVWRWIGLKLRKEDKGDDGRLERLRATKKKMAEGYQANARFEAPEPVESESTPSGSQSSESSGAQLGDGDTSLAGGRMGGEDYVSRLLKAKRDARKESDSSGDQPSSEDDDFFS from the coding sequence ATGTTCAGCGAGATCCGTTTCGATAGTCCGTGGTACTTTCTCCTGTTGCTGTTGATCCCGATCGTGATCCATCTGGGGCGGAAGTCGCTGTCGGTGATGACCCGCTCGCGCGGGGCCGCCGCCATTCTGTTGCGGGCCTTTATTCTTCTGTTGCTGATCGCCGCCCTGGCCGAAACGCAGACGTTGCAGCGACACGACCGCATGACGGTCATCTACCTGCTCGATCAATCGCAAAGCATCCCCAGCGGCCAACGCCAGGCGATGGTCGAATATGTCGTCCGCGAAGTTGACGAGCATCGGCGGGAAGCACAAGGAGACCGCGTTGGCGTGATCGTGTTTGGCGATCAGCCGGCGATCGAGTTTCCCCCGACTGACGCCCCGCTGCCGCCCCTGAAACGACTCTCCTCATTAGCGACGGTCGAAACGGACGAAACCAATCTGGCCGGCGCACTTCAACTGGCCCAGGCCTCGCTACAGTCCGACTCGGCCGGGCGAATCGTAATCGTCTCGGACGGCAACGAAACGGTTGGCGACGCATTGCCGATCGCGCGCAGTCTGGCTGCCAACGGCGTGGGAATCGATGTGGCGCCGATTTTCGCGCCCCCCTCCTCGGCCGAAGTGATCGTCGAGAAGCTGACGACGCCCGAAACCGCTCGCGTGGGGCAAACGTTTCAGGCTAGCGTCGTTCTCACCAACGAAACGCCGGAAGGGGGCGAAGCGCGAACGGCGGAAGGCAAGCTCTCGCTGGTGCGTCGAGCCGGCGCCGAGGAAGTCGTGCTGGCCGAACAAGAAGTGACGCTGCCCCCGGGCAAGAAGGTCTTCTCGTTTGAAAACGAGCTGAGCGAGGCGAACTTCTACACCTACCAGGTCCGCTTCACGCCCAAGAACAAACAAGACGACCTGCTGTCGCAAAACAACGAAGCGACGTCGTTCGTCAACGCCCATGGCAAAGGGCGGATTCTCTTGATCGAAGACTGGGAGCGAACCGGCCAGTTTTCGCACTTGATCGAACGCCTGAAACGGCAAGAGCTGGAAGTCGACGTCCAGCCGAGCAATCAACTCTTTTCGTCGATGGCCGACCTGCAGCCGTACGACTGCGTTATCTTGGCCGACGTGCCCCGGGCGAGCGGAACGACCGGCGAAGAGATCACGAGCTTTAGCGATCGTCAGATTGATCTGCTAGTCCGCAACACGCAGCAACTGGGTTGCGGTCTGGTGATCCTGGGCGGGCCTAGCAGTTTTGGCGCCGGCGGCTGGGCGAATACCAAGCTTGAGGAAGCGTCGCCGGTTCGCTTTGCCATTCGCGATGCAAAGGTCGTCCCAGTCGGGGCCTTGATGCTGGTGCTCGACAAGTCGGGCTCGATGCAGGGCGAAAAGATGCAGATGACGCAAGGCGCGGCATTGGCCGCAATTCGAGCCATGGGAGGCGCCGACTTCGCCGGCATCGTCGGTTTCGATTCCCGGGCACAACGCGTCGTGCCGATTCGCAAGGTCGACAACCCCGGCATCTTCGCCGCGCAGGTGCGCAAGCTTAGCGCCTCGGGCGGCACGAACATGACGCCCGGCGTGGCGCTCGGTTTCCGCGATCTGCAGAACGTCGAAGCGGGCGTGAAGCACATGATCGTCCTTTCCGACGGGCAAACCGAACCAGGGAACGTGACGCAGATCGCCTCGGACATGCGAAAGATGGGCATGACCGTCAGTTCGGTCGCCGTCGGCGCCGACGCCGATCAGAAGCTGATGTCGACGGTGGCTCGCAATGGCGGCGGCAAGTTCTATGCGGTGAACAACCCAAAAGCGATTCCGCGGATCTTCATGCGAGAAGCGCGCCGCGTCGCTCAGCCGCTGGTGAAGGAAGTGCCCGGCATGGAGCCGGCTCTCTATTCGTCGCATGAAATCTTGCAAGGCATCGACGGAATGCCGACGTTTGACGGATTCGTCATGACGACGGTGAAGGATAGCCCGCTGGTCGAGGTCGGGCTGATCGCACCGGTGCCGAAAGAGCATCCCGAAAATGCAACGCTGTTGGCCAGCTGGCAATATGGCTTGGGGCGGACGGTCGTCTTCTCGAGCGACGCGGGAGCTCGATGGACCAATCGTTGGACCGAGTGGGATGGCTACGACAAGTTCTTTCTGCAGATGATCCGCTACGCGATGCGTCCGGCCGGCGATCAGGGAGACTTCGCCGTCGCGACCGAAGAGGCGGACGGGCAGGTGCGGGTCATCGTCTCGGCCCTTGATCCGGCCAAAGAGGGCGCCAACTTCTTGAACGTCGTCGGCGCGGCTGTCACGCCGGGGATGGACTCCGAAAACTTCTCGCTGACGCAGACGTCGCCAGGACGCTACGAAGGAACGTTCCCAGCTCGCGAGTCAGGCAGCTACTTCCTCTCGATCGCCACCGGGCCTGGCAGTCCGATCCTGCGGACCGGCGTTAACATCAGCTACTCGGCCGAGTATCTGCGTCGCCCCACCAATCTGCATCTGCTCGAGCAACTGGCGGGCAACGTCCCCAAAGGAGGCGAACCGGGCAAGGTGATCGCCGACGCGACGACCACGCAAGATCTGGCCTCGCAAATCGACACCTTCCGCCGCGGCTTGCCCGACGCGATCAGCCTGCAGCAAGCCTGGCCGTGGGTGTTGGTCTTGGCGGCGACGGCGTTTGTGGGCGACGTCGCCTTTCGCCGTATCACGATTGGCTGGGAGTGGCTGATTGCGGTGTGGCGTTGGATTGGTCTCAAGTTGCGGAAAGAAGACAAGGGAGACGACGGGCGGCTCGAGCGACTTCGCGCCACCAAAAAGAAGATGGCCGAAGGTTATCAAGCCAACGCTCGGTTCGAAGCGCCGGAACCGGTCGAGTCTGAGTCGACGCCAAGCGGCTCGCAGTCGTCCGAATCGAGCGGCGCTCAACTAGGCGATGGCGACACTTCCTTGGCCGGCGGCCGAATGGGAGGCGAAGACTACGTTTCGCGACTGTTGAAGGCGAAACGAGACGCCCGAAAAGAGAGCGATTCGTCTGGCGATCAGCCCAGCTCTGAGGACGACGACTTCTTCTCCTAA
- the hpnE gene encoding hydroxysqualene dehydroxylase HpnE, with product MKTGKRKATKPRPSVAIVGGGLAGLAAAEALSRSGMLVTLFESRRYLGGRAGSFCDESTGQLFDHCQHVAMGCCTNFLDFCQQTGVAQLFRRDRKLHYIDARGKVYPFAPVEAFPAPLHLAPAFLRQGYLTLGERLDIGTALRRMAQLTEEQAEALHVGPWLRERNQSPAAIKRFWEVILVSALGDSIEKTSVAAARKVMIDGFLAHRHSADLHVPAAPLGRIYEEGIARALFDRGVRIELESPVDEVFRKSVGSGFSVSVKDEETLHFDNVVMATPGRRVKAVLAPRLFEKVPDLARVDKFTHAPITSVHLWYPQPITDLPHAVLLDRTSQWLFAHGEGKSPHNGETPAFYYQVVISASYNLPSGDQQATIEIVTRELSELWPAAASPLLARVLTQRQAVFSAAPGLEAIRPPQATPVTGLYLAGDWTKTGWPATMEGAVRSGRLAAEALCRRYDQNDSLVTPELSHSWLCRKLYY from the coding sequence ATGAAAACCGGCAAGAGAAAAGCAACAAAGCCCAGACCTTCGGTAGCGATCGTCGGCGGCGGTTTAGCAGGCCTGGCGGCCGCCGAAGCGCTGTCGCGCAGCGGCATGCTGGTCACGCTGTTTGAGTCGCGGCGTTATCTCGGCGGCCGGGCCGGTTCGTTTTGCGATGAATCGACTGGGCAGCTCTTTGATCACTGCCAGCATGTGGCGATGGGCTGCTGCACCAACTTCCTTGACTTCTGCCAGCAAACGGGCGTCGCCCAGCTTTTCCGCCGTGACCGCAAACTGCACTACATCGACGCCCGGGGGAAGGTTTATCCGTTCGCGCCGGTCGAAGCCTTTCCGGCGCCGTTGCACTTAGCGCCGGCGTTTTTACGACAAGGCTATTTGACGCTGGGAGAGCGACTGGACATCGGGACGGCGCTGCGCCGCATGGCGCAGTTGACCGAAGAGCAGGCCGAAGCGCTGCACGTTGGCCCGTGGCTACGCGAACGAAATCAATCGCCCGCCGCCATCAAGCGTTTTTGGGAAGTGATCTTGGTCAGCGCTTTGGGAGACTCGATCGAGAAGACGTCGGTCGCCGCCGCGCGGAAGGTGATGATCGACGGGTTTCTCGCGCATCGTCATTCGGCCGACTTGCATGTGCCGGCCGCGCCGCTGGGGCGGATTTACGAAGAAGGTATCGCCCGGGCGCTGTTCGATCGGGGCGTCCGCATCGAGCTAGAGTCGCCGGTCGACGAGGTCTTTCGCAAATCGGTCGGCAGCGGCTTTAGCGTTTCGGTCAAAGATGAAGAGACGCTTCATTTTGACAACGTCGTGATGGCGACCCCCGGACGCCGCGTGAAAGCGGTCTTGGCGCCACGACTGTTTGAGAAGGTTCCTGATCTGGCTCGCGTCGACAAGTTCACTCACGCGCCGATCACCAGCGTCCACCTGTGGTACCCACAGCCGATTACCGACCTGCCGCATGCGGTGCTGCTCGATCGCACCAGCCAGTGGTTGTTCGCCCATGGCGAGGGGAAATCGCCGCACAATGGCGAGACGCCGGCGTTCTACTATCAGGTCGTCATAAGCGCGTCGTACAACTTGCCCAGCGGCGATCAGCAGGCGACCATCGAAATTGTCACCCGCGAATTGTCGGAGCTTTGGCCAGCGGCCGCGTCGCCGCTGTTGGCCCGCGTGCTGACGCAACGGCAAGCGGTCTTTTCGGCGGCGCCGGGGCTAGAAGCGATTCGACCGCCGCAAGCGACGCCGGTGACCGGATTGTATTTGGCCGGCGATTGGACCAAGACGGGTTGGCCGGCGACGATGGAAGGGGCGGTTCGCAGCGGTCGACTTGCGGCCGAAGCGCTCTGCCGCCGGTATGATCAGAACGACTCGCTCGTCACGCCCGAGCTCTCGCACTCGTGGCTTTGCCGCAAGCTCTACTACTAG